A window of the Halobacterium hubeiense genome harbors these coding sequences:
- a CDS encoding IMPACT family protein yields the protein MTDAYQTLAERADADFEVQGSEFIGYAAPAATVEDAEAFVESVEREHADATHNVPAYRVRVESGGPGDGYMLREYQSDDGEPTGSAGKPALNVLQQQDIENAVVVVTRYFGGTELGVGGLARAYSRATKEAIEAAGVAERRPQERFTVTVEYDDSGTVRGILESADCEFDADYGEAVSFDVTVASEDAAGLRERIQSATSGRAAIE from the coding sequence GTGACCGACGCGTACCAGACGCTGGCGGAGCGCGCGGACGCCGACTTCGAGGTGCAGGGCTCGGAGTTCATCGGGTACGCCGCGCCCGCCGCGACCGTCGAGGACGCGGAGGCGTTCGTGGAGTCCGTCGAGCGCGAGCACGCCGACGCCACGCACAACGTGCCCGCCTATCGGGTGCGCGTGGAGTCCGGCGGACCGGGGGATGGGTACATGCTCCGCGAGTACCAGTCCGACGACGGCGAGCCGACGGGTTCCGCGGGCAAGCCCGCGCTGAACGTCCTCCAGCAGCAGGACATCGAGAACGCGGTGGTCGTCGTGACGCGGTACTTCGGCGGCACTGAACTCGGCGTCGGCGGGCTCGCGCGGGCGTACTCGCGGGCCACGAAGGAGGCCATCGAGGCCGCGGGCGTCGCCGAGCGGCGGCCACAGGAGCGGTTCACCGTCACCGTCGAGTACGACGATTCGGGCACCGTGCGGGGGATTCTGGAGAGCGCGGATTGCGAGTTCGACGCCGACTACGGCGAAGCTGTCTCCTTCGACGTGACCGTCGCCAGCGAGGACGCCGCGGGCCTCCGCGAGCGCATCCAGAGTGCGACCAGCGGGCGGGCGGCCATCGAGTAG
- a CDS encoding S9 family peptidase produces MNRVEADDYFEFSRLSHPAVSPEGERVAYVQQTPESETDYEATVYVAPTDGGEPRRFTVEEGVDSEPTWSPSGDRIAFVSTRGADDERPQLWVVPTDGGEAEQVTDVVGGVSGIAWGPEGDRIAFLQSVRPGEVEADHDLAVGEEYEREDPDPRVIDRHVYRSHESYSDGARSHVYTVDVDAGDVERVTSGEVDCLRPAWGETDLYYPIRYGSDDDLRWEVEAYDSESDETETVTVVEGWGPTLAVDASRPHDRIAYTTTPADDPTLVQTEVEVFTREVGDVTHLTADLDRDLELWNASHAPEWGPDGDALYVCTPDEGGYVLRRLDPETGDDEVVLGGDRHVHGFSVSRDAVGVVQSEWDHPGDVVAATPGGAEEVQLTRVNADYLDDRAVREPEEVRFESGDTEIQGWVLTPPDFDPDEQYPLAVEIHGGPHRMWSTTGSMWHEFQTLAARGYVVFWCNPRGSTGYGEEFMTAIERDWGDVTMQDVMAGTREVAKREYVDEDDAFVTGGSFGGFMTAWVVGHTDFFAGAVAQRGVYDLTGFYGSTDAYKLVEGDFRAVPWSDPEFLWDQSPAAYVEYVDTPTLLVHSEQDYRTPANTAELFYLSLKKQDVDTRLVRYPREGHELSRSGEPGHVVDRIERIVRWFDGYSSHRDADPALDRPRNDGLTAGEESADENDGE; encoded by the coding sequence ATGAATCGCGTCGAGGCCGACGACTACTTCGAGTTCTCGCGGCTCTCCCACCCGGCGGTGTCGCCGGAGGGGGAGCGCGTGGCGTACGTCCAGCAGACCCCGGAATCCGAGACCGACTACGAGGCGACCGTCTACGTCGCGCCGACCGACGGCGGCGAGCCCCGGCGGTTCACCGTCGAGGAGGGCGTGGACTCCGAGCCGACGTGGAGCCCCTCGGGGGACCGCATCGCGTTCGTGTCCACGCGCGGGGCCGACGACGAACGACCGCAGTTGTGGGTCGTCCCGACGGACGGCGGCGAAGCCGAGCAGGTGACGGACGTGGTGGGCGGCGTCTCCGGCATCGCGTGGGGGCCCGAGGGCGACCGCATCGCCTTCCTGCAGTCGGTGCGCCCTGGAGAAGTCGAGGCCGACCACGACCTCGCGGTGGGCGAGGAGTACGAGCGCGAGGACCCCGACCCCAGAGTGATCGACCGCCACGTCTACCGCTCGCACGAGTCGTACAGCGACGGCGCGCGCTCGCACGTCTACACCGTGGACGTGGACGCGGGCGACGTCGAGCGCGTCACGAGCGGCGAGGTCGACTGCTTGCGGCCGGCGTGGGGCGAGACCGACCTCTACTACCCGATTCGGTACGGCAGCGACGACGACCTCCGGTGGGAAGTGGAGGCCTACGACTCCGAGAGCGACGAGACGGAGACAGTCACCGTCGTGGAGGGCTGGGGGCCGACGCTCGCCGTGGACGCCTCGCGACCCCACGACCGCATCGCGTACACGACGACGCCCGCCGACGACCCGACGCTCGTCCAGACCGAGGTCGAGGTGTTCACGCGCGAGGTCGGCGATGTCACGCACCTCACGGCGGACCTCGACCGCGACCTCGAACTGTGGAACGCCAGCCACGCGCCCGAGTGGGGGCCGGACGGCGACGCCCTCTACGTCTGCACGCCCGACGAGGGCGGCTACGTGTTGCGCCGCCTTGACCCGGAGACCGGCGACGACGAGGTCGTGCTCGGCGGCGACCGCCACGTCCACGGCTTCTCCGTCTCCCGTGACGCCGTCGGCGTCGTCCAGTCGGAGTGGGACCACCCCGGGGACGTGGTGGCGGCGACGCCGGGCGGCGCCGAGGAAGTGCAACTGACGCGCGTGAACGCCGACTACCTCGACGACCGCGCGGTCCGCGAACCCGAGGAGGTCCGCTTCGAGTCCGGCGACACCGAGATTCAGGGGTGGGTGCTCACGCCGCCGGATTTTGACCCGGACGAACAGTACCCGCTCGCCGTCGAGATTCACGGCGGTCCCCACCGGATGTGGTCGACGACCGGGTCGATGTGGCACGAGTTCCAGACGCTGGCCGCGCGCGGCTACGTCGTCTTCTGGTGTAATCCGAGAGGGTCCACGGGCTACGGCGAGGAGTTCATGACCGCAATCGAGCGCGACTGGGGGGACGTGACGATGCAGGACGTGATGGCCGGTACCCGCGAGGTCGCAAAACGGGAGTACGTGGACGAGGACGACGCGTTCGTCACCGGCGGGAGCTTCGGCGGGTTCATGACCGCGTGGGTGGTCGGCCACACGGACTTCTTCGCGGGCGCGGTCGCCCAGCGCGGCGTCTACGACCTCACGGGGTTCTACGGCTCCACGGACGCCTACAAGCTCGTGGAGGGTGACTTCCGCGCGGTCCCCTGGTCGGACCCCGAGTTCCTCTGGGACCAGTCGCCCGCGGCGTACGTCGAGTACGTGGACACGCCTACGCTCCTCGTGCACTCCGAGCAGGACTACCGCACGCCCGCCAACACCGCCGAACTGTTCTACCTCTCGTTGAAGAAACAGGACGTGGACACGCGGCTCGTGCGCTACCCCCGCGAGGGCCACGAGCTCTCCCGTTCCGGCGAACCCGGCCACGTCGTCGACCGCATCGAGCGCATCGTCCGGTGGTTCGACGGCTACTCCAGCCACCGGGATGCCGACCCCGCGCTCGACCGCCCGCGGAACGACGGCCTCACGGCTGGCGAGGAGAGCGCCGACGAGAACGACGGCGAGTAG
- a CDS encoding GNAT family N-acetyltransferase — MTDGYGIRLAEPADAPALRDVYAPFVEATPISFEVEVPTAAELAERVESTLWEYPWLVCETAAGDVLGYAAADALRSTPPYAWTVELSVYVAAEAHGEGVGSALYASLLETLAVQGYRNAYAVVTLPNPASVALHERFDFEPVGTFPAAGFKQGEWHDIQWWYRQLAALSADPDPPTPLSALRGTPELERALETGEAEFDG, encoded by the coding sequence ATGACCGACGGCTACGGCATCCGGCTCGCCGAACCGGCGGACGCGCCCGCGCTCCGGGACGTCTACGCGCCGTTCGTCGAGGCAACGCCAATCTCGTTCGAGGTCGAAGTGCCGACGGCCGCGGAGCTGGCCGAACGGGTCGAGTCGACGCTCTGGGAGTACCCGTGGCTTGTCTGCGAGACGGCGGCCGGCGACGTGCTCGGGTACGCGGCGGCGGACGCGTTGCGGTCGACGCCGCCGTACGCGTGGACGGTCGAACTGTCGGTGTACGTCGCTGCGGAGGCCCACGGCGAGGGCGTAGGGTCGGCGCTGTACGCGTCGCTACTGGAGACGCTGGCGGTGCAGGGCTACCGGAACGCGTACGCGGTGGTGACGCTCCCGAACCCCGCGAGCGTGGCGCTCCACGAGCGGTTCGACTTCGAGCCCGTCGGCACGTTCCCTGCAGCCGGCTTCAAGCAGGGCGAGTGGCACGACATCCAGTGGTGGTACCGCCAGCTCGCGGCGCTCTCGGCCGACCCGGACCCCCCGACGCCGCTGTCGGCGCTCCGCGGGACGCCGGAACTCGAACGCGCACTCGAAACTGGGGAGGCAGAGTTCGACGGCTGA
- the hisB gene encoding imidazoleglycerol-phosphate dehydratase HisB, whose amino-acid sequence MTDRTAAVSRETAETDIDVTLDVDGDGDSTVETGVGFFDHMLESFAKHGLFDLTVRCDGDLGVDDHHTVEDVAITLGKAFDEALGDKRGIERFADRRVPLDEAVASVVVDVSGRPLYEFDGEFSQPYVGEFTSAMARHFFRSLAMHAGLTLHCEVEGENAHHEIEALFKGVARALDDATRIDERRPGTPSTKGEL is encoded by the coding sequence ATGACCGACCGGACGGCCGCCGTGAGCCGGGAGACGGCGGAGACGGACATCGACGTGACGCTGGACGTGGACGGGGACGGCGACAGCACCGTCGAGACTGGCGTGGGCTTTTTCGACCACATGCTGGAGTCGTTCGCGAAGCACGGCCTGTTCGATTTGACCGTGCGCTGCGACGGCGACCTCGGCGTCGACGACCACCACACGGTCGAGGATGTGGCGATTACGCTCGGGAAGGCGTTCGACGAGGCGCTCGGCGACAAGCGCGGCATCGAGCGGTTCGCGGACCGCCGCGTGCCCCTGGACGAGGCGGTGGCGAGCGTCGTCGTCGACGTCTCGGGGCGGCCGCTGTACGAGTTCGACGGCGAGTTCAGCCAGCCGTACGTCGGCGAGTTCACGAGCGCGATGGCGCGACACTTCTTCCGGTCGCTGGCGATGCACGCCGGCTTGACGCTGCACTGTGAAGTCGAGGGGGAGAACGCGCACCACGAGATAGAGGCGCTGTTCAAGGGCGTCGCGCGGGCGCTGGACGACGCGACGCGCATCGACGAGCGGCGGCCCGGGACACCGTCGACGAAGGGCGAGCTGTAG
- a CDS encoding ACT domain-containing protein: MFEDIMQKFAGSPGQQSVIRLLLERGFSVNDDGRVVSGDIEIPYTQVADAAGVDRRVVDSTTEAILEDDELRRIFQNISQIPSLMDLAPVLDLTVVTVEVQDADEPGIVAAVTGLLAEHGISIRQTISEDPEFTDEPRLYLVTDEELPGDVLTELMNEPFVRSVELS, encoded by the coding sequence ATGTTCGAGGACATCATGCAGAAGTTCGCGGGCAGCCCCGGCCAGCAGTCCGTCATCCGGCTGCTGCTCGAACGGGGGTTCTCCGTGAACGACGACGGCCGCGTGGTCTCCGGCGACATCGAGATTCCGTACACGCAGGTCGCCGACGCCGCCGGGGTGGACCGCCGCGTCGTGGACTCGACGACGGAAGCCATCCTCGAGGACGACGAACTCCGCCGCATCTTCCAGAACATCAGCCAGATTCCGAGCCTGATGGACCTCGCGCCCGTTCTGGACCTCACGGTCGTCACCGTCGAGGTGCAGGACGCCGACGAGCCCGGCATCGTCGCGGCGGTGACGGGCCTGCTCGCCGAGCACGGCATCAGCATCCGCCAGACCATCAGCGAGGACCCCGAGTTCACCGACGAGCCGCGGCTCTACCTCGTCACGGACGAGGAGCTCCCGGGCGACGTGTTGACCGAGCTGATGAACGAGCCGTTCGTGCGCTCCGTGGAGCTCTCCTAG